In Spirosoma pollinicola, the genomic window GGCTATAACCCTGTCCACCGCCTCGTTTGCTCAGGACAAGATGAAGAAAGACAAGATGTCATCCTCAAAAATGAAAGACGATAAGATGGCGAAGGATAAAATGTCGGATGATAAGATGATGGACGACAAAATGAGCGACGGTAAAATGGCGACGGGTAAGATGAAGAAGGATAAAATGAAGATGAAAAAAGACAAGATGAAGACGGATAGTCAATAGGCCATTTTGACGGCCAAAACCTTTAGCAATTGGTTGAGGAGAGCCTGTTCAGATCACCTATGTATCTGGGCAGGCTATTTTTATGTCTAGTATTTTACCCCTTACCAATGGTAGGCAATGGCCCCTAAAATACGGGCATTGCTACTGCGAAACCGGTCGTTGTCAAACGTCAGTTTACGGCTGGTGGTGTATTCGTTGAATTGAAAACTGAGCCCTCCACGCAAACTGAAGCGATTAGTAAGTCGATACCGGACATAGCCTTCGGAATTCAAGCTTCCCCGGTCACTTTTATCACCCAGCAGGATATTGAATGCCGTCAGGCTGGCTTCCTGGATGGTGCCACTTAAAGGGGATCGAGATGGGCTATTGGCGATGAACGTACCCGATTGTTTAGGCCCGACCGTAAACCCAATCAGGTCGATATTGACGCCGAGGTCAAGCCGGTGGCTTAAAGCGTATTCCAGATTAAGACTGATATTGACCGAATGAGCCAGGGTGTTTGAAAGCCGTAACGTATCGATATGTTCCTCCAGATCTTTACTGAACAAACCGACCACGCTTGCTTTTCCGTTACCCTTGACTAAATCAGCTGGTGCTGTGCGATAGTCGGTAGCCTGACCAAAGGCCGATGTAAGCCGAAGACCATAGCCAATTTTAAATCGATGTAATTTCCCCAGACCATACAGGCGGTTAAGCGACAACGCAGCGGTTGTCAGACTTCCTTTTGTAGCCAGACTCAGATCGAGTGTCTGGGTGACCGCCTTGAAATCAGGCTGTCCTGCGTCAGTTTGTGCCGAGACAATAGCAGGGAGCCAGATCAAAAATAAAAAACCAAGCCGTCGAATCATGGTAAAGGGAAGATTTAACCGCACTAATAAGGGCTAATTTATTGTCAAATCGCCTATTGATCATCAATTATAACCAGTGTGGTCCATACGAGTATTGGTTTGAAAGTGCCAATGTTGATCACACAACTCGAGTCGCTTTATCTCAGTGTCAGAGTAATGAAAAAATTAGCCGAAAAATGATTGATTTTCAGCAACGAAACGACGATTTTACCAGAGAAGTTATCACAGAAGTATAACATTTTGTAGATTGGGATGCGCTGGCGTACAGACCCCGGGTTGGCAAAATTGACCAAACTTCGGCGCACGTTAAACACAGGTGTAAGCTGCTCCACCTGACCACCGGCCTTCCTGGAACTTGAACAAATGCCTTTATGAAACAGCCATCAACACAAAATGCCTATAGGTTAGCGAATAAGCATTCTGATTGCAGGACTTTTCATAAGATTCCTGTATTCTCAGGAAAGCCAGACAACAGATCGACCAAATCGTATCTACCTGAAAATGTTATACTTCTGTGATAACTTTGACGTAAGGCTTCGGTTCTGACTAATGAACTAACATTCGTCAGCGTGATGAAAAAAACAGTGTTTGCCACCGAAGGAATCAACCTATACGCCTGTTGTATGGCGTTGGTAATGATGTTTCTCATTACTTTTTTTAGTGGTTGCCAGGACCACAGAGATCCGGAAACGCCTGATAGCAGTTTACCGACGAATGTACTCTACATTGAAAATAACGTAGCAGTTGATAATCAGAATGCCATTCTGGCCTATCGCAGGGGAGGGGATGGTACGTTAACAGCATTGGCAGGGAGCCCATTTGCCACTGGTGGTAAAGGCGTGAGTAACCCGACCCAAAAGTTAGGGCCGGATGATTCCGATCAGTGTATTGCCCAAAGCGAAGACAAAAAACGATTGTTTGCGGTAAACTCCGGGAGTAACACAATCGCCGTGTTCAACGTAGCTGCCGATGGATCGTTAGCACCCGTAACGGGCTCGCCATTTGCTTCAGGAGGCATCAATCCCACCAGTGTGAGTGTGGCGGGCAACAAGCTGTATGTGGTTAACAAAAACGACGACCCCCTGCAACCTAACCCGGCCAAACCAAATTACACGGTACTAACAATCGAAACGGATGGCCGCCTAACCCCACTGGCCGGTTCAACGATTGAAACCGCAGCCAGTGTATCACCCGGTCAGGCGCACCTGGCACCGGGCAAAAGGCTTTTATTCGGCGCTGATTTTTTAGCTTTCATGCTGCCAACACCCATTGGTAGCTTGCGGGCCTTTACCGTTGGCGAAGATGGCAAATTGGCCCCAACGGCAGGTACACCCATCACCATCAGCGGTATGGGTGGCGCGTTAGGCTTATGGGCCCATCCCTTGCAAAATGTACTGTACGTTGGCCATCCCCTTGAGGGGATGATTGGCGTCTACTCCTATGATTCAAACACGGGAGCGCTTACCTTTCAGACTAAAGTAATGGCTGGGAAAGCAGTTTGTTGGCTACGGGTCAATAAGACCGGAACGCGCCTGTATGCGCTGGTAAGTGGCGAAAATAGAGTGGCTGTTTATGACTTGACGAATCCGCTGGCGCCGGCCAATGTGCAGTTTCTGGACTTAAAAAATTCTGGTCCTTCTTATGAGGTTCCCATGGCTGGAGCTTTTACAACCAGTGAACCCTTTCACGAGGAATTATCACCGGATGAAAAGTATCTATATGTCATTAACCAGCATACCAATCCGGATTTTACCATCAGTGGTAATTATAATTACCTGCACACGCTGGTTGTTGGTACCAATGGGCAGATCTCGGAACCGGGTGAGCCCCTTCAAATTCCAGTGGATAAAACCGTTCGTCCTCAGGGAATTGTCGTGTATTAAATTAGACCTTTAAATAAACGACTTTTGGGTAGGAGCGGAATAAATTGATGTTCAGTACCCGTCAGCTACAAGCCATAGCGTCCCCGGAGTAGTGGGGTTTCTTCCTATTAGCGGGCTGAGTCGGTATGTTCAGCCCACCCTAAACCTGACCTGGCTGCCTGGTTCAACGTATCGTGGCCGGTCGGCTTAGTCTACGCCTTTCCAGCCAGTAGCCAACACTAAGTAAGAAAAACAAAATCCCGTCCAGGATGAGTTGATCGGGCCATTGCCCTGGATGAGTAAACTCAGGATCAAACAGGGCCGTACCGGGAAAAAAATAAGCCCCTACCTGACCCAGCCAGTACAAACTCCCGAAAAGCACCGCTAATTGGAGTGTAACCCGTTTTTCGCCTTGCTGAAACCACAAAAACCAGACCGACAAAAAGCCCAATAGTGCACCCAGAACCATGGTCTGGGCATTGTGGAACTTGGCGTGAGGTGGCCAGCGGGGGTTAAATATGTGGGTTTCATTCCAATCGAAAACGAAGCCCCCCAGCATCGTTACCAGTGCCACAATTGTGATCAATACCTTGCCCATCAGAACTAGTTTAGTTCGGTAAATTAGGCAAAAACAGCTTTGCTTCGTAAAAAATTGATGGGCTCGATGGTCGGGGCTTACTGGCCTTGATTGGCAAACAAAAATTGATTGATCAACAAACCCCTCCTGCTATCTTACAGATAAACGCAGTCAAGAATACGATGTCCGGCTATCGGAACGGGAATTATCCGGACCACCTTAACCCGATGCGTAGCAATAAAATACTCGATCTGATAACGACTAGCCTCATCAACGACGTAGAAATGAGGATACTGTTGTTTGGTGAACTCCGTCGACCAGACAATTGACTTAACATTGTATTTTTCCCGTACCGATTTGAGAATGTTATAGTCCGTAGACGAGCTTTTCCGATTCCCCTTCGTTAAAGCCGTCTTCCGGTGCAGCAAATAGCGGGCATTGGCTACTTGATGGTGCCAAATCGGCAAGAAGTAGTCAGCCGATTCAAAGAAGATCGGATAGGTAGCCTTGGTAGTGGGCAGGTAGTTCAGGATGCCGCTGGGGAAATTAACAAGTTTCCGATTCTGGTAAAAAATGAACCCCATCATTAAACCCACATATAGGGGTACAACGCGAGTCATGTAAGGGGGCGTTGCCAGCGTTGGCGCAAAATAGTGGTAGGCATACACTAGCTGATACAACAGCAACAAGTGGCTAGGCCATTGATACCGACTTAAGAATACAGATAGATACGTTAGTGACACCACCAGGGAAGTAAGGGCCGTTAGGAACATAACAAAACCCGCAAACAGATAAAAACTAAGCGCCCCATTGTTGGTAACGTGTTGATATCCTTGCTTTTGGTGGGGAATAGCAATATAGATAAATAACGCAAAAACGATACCGACACGCAACACGGGCAGAAAAGAGAGGAATGCACTGGCTTCAAGGCGCGAAGACAGGGTTGGGATCAACTCGCCGATGGTTTGAAACGAGAGCAGAAACGTTGGGTCTGGAATCCAGGAGTAGGGCTTGCCCGCCAGCGATTGAATTTTAAAGTTGCTATACCATAACAGGAACCAGGTCCCAAAAATCAATAGGTGGGTCAAGGCTACCCACCAGTAAGCTTGCCGCCGAGACCATAAGTACAACAGGGCAAAAAAGCTAAGGGAAGCGGCTATATAAAAAAAGCCGAAGTTATGGGTCAGGATGAGCGCTGAGCCAGTCAGCCAGTGCATTGCTAACAAACGGGGGGTAGCAGGATTTTTTATGAGTGGTTGTATACTGATAAAATAGATACCGCTCAGCAGTAAGTACAAGGCATACGAGCGAATTTGTGTCAAAAGTAAAAAATTCAGATACGTCAGGCCAATGACGAGGGTGAAGATAACGAAATTGCGAATGGGACTGCCCACTAAGCGTGTCGTATGGCGATAAAATAAAGCAACCGCGATGGAGAAAAAAGCAACGGAAAGCGCCCGTAAGAAATAGGGATTCAAGCTAACCTTATTGGCTACTAGCCAGACAAGATTAAAGTAGAGGGGCGGATTGGCATCGATATTGGCAACGAGCGCATCATTCATATGCGCCCAGGAGGGATCGGATAAGAGAATGAAGCTTAAGACTTCATCCAGCCAGAGCCAGGATGGTTTAAAAAATAGGGAAGCGGTTAAACTCAGCCACAACATCAGGCCAAGAACGAAGCTGAAAATGGTGGTTTGGCGCTCGAATAATTTGTCGGTGGGCATGAGTCAATCAGCTTGTTTTTCTGGTGAATAGGTAGGCAAATGAATCCCATTTTGGAAGGAGTGGACTAACTTGATTAGTCAGCGGTTTCTGGTCCTTAAAGTGCTAAAAGTTACCAGTTAGTTGAGCCATCCTGGGCGGGTATTGACGTTTGCAACAGCCACTCTAATTATGTAAAGAGATTAAGTCAAGATGGCTACCTCTTTTTTGGTTGTTTTCAATCTAAGAATTACTCATTTAAACGCAGCTCCTTTCTCGCCAACTAAATAATAATAGCTGTTTTCCAGTCGATAGCCGCCCGACGCCGTTTTAAAGGGAGAAATAGCCGCTGTAACAGCGTCAATAGCCGCTTCCGGCGACGAGGCCAGGATCGCCCGGCGAGCGGGACCAGCCGACAACAGACCTTTCAGAGCCTCTTCCAGGCTAGCATAGACGAAGGGGCTGGAGACACTTTCCTTTTTGACTACCTTAAAATTAGCTTGACTAACGAAGGATTCTAAGGCCCCATCTTCGGATAAGGCAAACGGACCGGGGGTGCCAAACGGAGGAGGGGGCATAAGTGAACCTAACGCCTTTAAATAAACGGCCGCTTGACAGGCTTGCGCTTTTCCCCAAATGACAATCCCTAATTTACCCGCCGGTTTTAGAACCCGGTAGGCTTCCTTTAGAGCCTGGACTGGCTGAGCCGCATATTGGAACGAGTTAAACCCGGTTACGAGGTTAAAGCTTTGATCCGCATACGGTAAGTCTTCCATATCACCGGTCTGGAAATCGCCCGCAGGCGTTTTATACTGGGCAATCTCAATGAATTCAGGCGTGGCATCAAAGCCCCAAACTTGAAATCCTTGTTGAGCCGCCAGTTGACAAAACAGTCCTGATCCACACCCCACATCCAGTATCTGGTGAGCCGATGCCGTTTTAAGGTCCTTACTAACGTGTTCAAACACGGGTTGCAGGGTAACTTCTTGATAGGAAGCCCAATCTTGAGCGGAGGCTCCCCAAAGTTGAGCTTGGATTTTTTGAGTACCCATAATTTTTAGGTTCTTGGTAGGCTTTAAAAGTAGTCTTTATCTTGCCATAGGGCTTGTAAACCAGGTTTGTTGTATAAATGCGACTCATGTTAAGTTGCCCAATTGATTCTGTTCCCTGCCGAATCAAGGTAATAACTGAGTCGGACTGGTGTCTCGAAAATGAATCAGTACATCAAAGCCCGTACTCAGGCCGATTGAGTAGTAGGCTTGGTCAGGTTTACGTTCGTCATACCCCGCCCCGGCTAAAAAAAAGGAATAAGGTGTACTTAGCCAACTCCCTAAACTAGACCCCGCATCAAATCGATGCAGGTTTAGAATGAAATTCGCCGACTGGCTTCTGCCCAATAGATAGTTGTAAGACCGTGGTGTAGCAGCCCCACTCACCGATAAGACCGACAGAGGAGTAGCCGCCAGGGCGCTGTTTCGCCCCGTAAAGCGCCCATTCGCTAAACTCGTTCCAATCGTTACATACTGATCCTTTAGCTGCTGCTTCAGATAGCTGCCCATCGTGGGCTGGCCGCAGTTAACGGTAGGCAAATCCCCGATATGGGTACTATGAGCCCACAAACTTAATTTACTCACCTTCAGCTTGGTCAGCAGCCATTGAGCATTTTCAGCTAAATAGCCATCCCGTTTGGCGCTTTTCTGGCAGAGATCGCTTATACTAGCCAAATTCTGTTGCTGAATCAACACACGAGCCGCTTGCTTTGCCACTTCGTACGCTGGACTCCCGCTAGCACTCGTCCAGTTGGTTTCATTGCTAACAAACAGGTTGTATAATTCGGGTAATTTTTGGCTGTATTGTTGAGCCGGTAAGGGCGAGTTTGCCCCGATCGTAAGATTGAATAACGTAGCGATCGAGTCAATTTTTGCCAAGGAGCCAGGATCTACTTTTGCTATGAATTCACGGATCAAGGGAAATTCGTCGGTTGCTTCCGGGCAATCAAGCCCATAGACTGAAATTTGTTGCGTACTGCTTTTGCCGGTGTTGTACTCCCGCATCCATTGGAGCCATTGGGCGACTTCAGTCGTCGAGAGTGGCCAGGAGTTTAAGCTCTTGGCCGCCACAGCCGCGTCGGTAAAGGATGAGCTTTCCCCATGGATGAAGCGGTTGACCAGTATCGTGCGGCCGAAGCTAGCCTCAATGCCAATTGCCTGGTGATGATGGGTTTGAACCAAATAGCGAAATAAACGATCTTTGGTCTGCGCAAATTCATGGGTGCCATGGGTGGATTCACCGATACCCACTACCTGGGCTTTGGCTAGAAGCGTATCTAAAACAGCCAAATCGCTAAACTCTCGGGTTGGATCAGCATCTTTGATGGGATAGTTACTTTTATCCAAAGCTGCCACTACGGTTTGCTGTTCCGTGGTCAAATCAGATGGTGGCTGGGGCTCAGCCTGTTTACAGCCGATCAAGGTAAAGCGTAGCAGAATTGAGAAACTAGTGAAACGAAAAAGCCATCGGGAAGCCATACGTATGATTGGTATAGAAAGAAATGCCTTAGTTCAAGGTCATCGAATTAATTCACTAAGTAAGGCCACCAAATATATAATTATTTACCCTATACTATTGTACTATAGTAATTAACTCTGTTAATAGAAGTTGTTGTATAATCTTGATGGCTGTGGCAAAAGTCAGCTTCTCAAAACTTCACTATCTAATGCACTGTTATTCCTTTGATTATCAGGGCCCCATAAGTTTTTTTACTTCCGATAAAGAATGCTATATATTCGCACCAATCGGACTAAACAGCGCTATGAACAGGAACAAGAACTTCTTTCCGTCTCTATTGCCTTTTAATGTGTTCTTCGGCAAGTGGCGGGCTATTTTAGCCTTA contains:
- a CDS encoding pentapeptide MXKDX repeat protein; its protein translation is MKKVLALAFVAAITLSTASFAQDKMKKDKMSSSKMKDDKMAKDKMSDDKMMDDKMSDGKMATGKMKKDKMKMKKDKMKTDSQ
- a CDS encoding lactonase family protein → MKKTVFATEGINLYACCMALVMMFLITFFSGCQDHRDPETPDSSLPTNVLYIENNVAVDNQNAILAYRRGGDGTLTALAGSPFATGGKGVSNPTQKLGPDDSDQCIAQSEDKKRLFAVNSGSNTIAVFNVAADGSLAPVTGSPFASGGINPTSVSVAGNKLYVVNKNDDPLQPNPAKPNYTVLTIETDGRLTPLAGSTIETAASVSPGQAHLAPGKRLLFGADFLAFMLPTPIGSLRAFTVGEDGKLAPTAGTPITISGMGGALGLWAHPLQNVLYVGHPLEGMIGVYSYDSNTGALTFQTKVMAGKAVCWLRVNKTGTRLYALVSGENRVAVYDLTNPLAPANVQFLDLKNSGPSYEVPMAGAFTTSEPFHEELSPDEKYLYVINQHTNPDFTISGNYNYLHTLVVGTNGQISEPGEPLQIPVDKTVRPQGIVVY
- a CDS encoding DUF6640 family protein → MGKVLITIVALVTMLGGFVFDWNETHIFNPRWPPHAKFHNAQTMVLGALLGFLSVWFLWFQQGEKRVTLQLAVLFGSLYWLGQVGAYFFPGTALFDPEFTHPGQWPDQLILDGILFFLLSVGYWLERRRLSRPATIR
- a CDS encoding class I SAM-dependent methyltransferase produces the protein MGTQKIQAQLWGASAQDWASYQEVTLQPVFEHVSKDLKTASAHQILDVGCGSGLFCQLAAQQGFQVWGFDATPEFIEIAQYKTPAGDFQTGDMEDLPYADQSFNLVTGFNSFQYAAQPVQALKEAYRVLKPAGKLGIVIWGKAQACQAAVYLKALGSLMPPPPFGTPGPFALSEDGALESFVSQANFKVVKKESVSSPFVYASLEEALKGLLSAGPARRAILASSPEAAIDAVTAAISPFKTASGGYRLENSYYYLVGEKGAAFK
- a CDS encoding erythromycin esterase family protein → MASRWLFRFTSFSILLRFTLIGCKQAEPQPPSDLTTEQQTVVAALDKSNYPIKDADPTREFSDLAVLDTLLAKAQVVGIGESTHGTHEFAQTKDRLFRYLVQTHHHQAIGIEASFGRTILVNRFIHGESSSFTDAAVAAKSLNSWPLSTTEVAQWLQWMREYNTGKSSTQQISVYGLDCPEATDEFPLIREFIAKVDPGSLAKIDSIATLFNLTIGANSPLPAQQYSQKLPELYNLFVSNETNWTSASGSPAYEVAKQAARVLIQQQNLASISDLCQKSAKRDGYLAENAQWLLTKLKVSKLSLWAHSTHIGDLPTVNCGQPTMGSYLKQQLKDQYVTIGTSLANGRFTGRNSALAATPLSVLSVSGAATPRSYNYLLGRSQSANFILNLHRFDAGSSLGSWLSTPYSFFLAGAGYDERKPDQAYYSIGLSTGFDVLIHFRDTSPTQLLP